CCTGCTGCGGCGCCGACTGCGCGAGGAGGGCTAGTGGACGAACGCGAGGCGCACCAGTACTTCGCCGTGCAGGCGTTCAACGCGGCGTGGGAGTTGATCGACAAACCCGATCGGACGCCCGACGACGACGCCGCGATGCTCGAGCGCGCGTTCGCCTCGCGGTGGCACTGGGGATTCGTGGGCGGCCCGGAGCAGACCGCAACGGGCGACTGGCAGATCGCGCATTGCGCGTCGCTCCTCGGCTATGGCTGGATGGCCCAGCAGTATGCGCAACGCGCCTTCGACGTGTGCGAGCGCGAAGGATGGATGGACTGGCAGCGGGCGTCGATGCTCGAAGGCATGGCGCGGGCCGCCGCGGTCGCGGGTGATGCTGCGGCCCATCGCAAGTACTACACGCTGGCGGAGGAAGCCGTCGCCGCCATCGCCCAAGAGGAGGAGCGGAACGTGATTGCATCGCAACTGGCAACGGTGCCCAAGCCCTAATGGCACGCGAGGGTCTCACCGCGTTTCAGGCGGTCAACAAGAACTTCGACGAGGCGGCGGCGATCATCGACCTCGACGACGAGATGCGGTCGATCCTCACGACGACCTACCGGGAGATTTCGGTCCAGATTCCCCTGCGGCTCGACAACGGCGACCTCGTGGTGGCGCAGGGCTACCGGGTGCAGCACAACGGCGCCCGCGGGCCTTACAAAGGCGGCATCCGGTATCACCCCAACGCGGATCTCGAAGAGGTGCGGGCGCTGGCGTCGTTGATGACGTGGAAGACGGCGCTGCTCGACATTCCCTTCGGCGGGGCCAAGGGTGGCGTCACCATCGATCCGTCGGGCATGAGCCCGGGCGAACTCCAGCGCCTGACGCGGCGCTACGCCAACGGCATCAGCCACGTCATCGGCGTCTACCGCGACATCCCGGCGCCGGACATGAACACGAACGCGCAGACAATGGCGTGGTTCATGGACGCGTTCTCGGCGTCGCACGGGTATTCGCCGGCGTGTGTGACGGGCAAGCCGCTCGGTCTCGGGGGTCAGCCCGGCCGGGAAGGTGCGACGGGCCTCGGCGTGGCCTACGTGCTCGAGGCGTACGCCCGCGAGCACAGCCTCGACCTCAACGACCTGCCGGTCGTCGTTCAGGGCTTCGGCAACGTGGGTTCGTTCGCCGCGCTGGCGGCGTCGACGCGGGGCTGCCGTATCGTCGGCGCGTCGGACATGTGGGGCGGCATCTTCTGCGCCGAGGGCCTCAACGTGCCGGGCCTGTTCGCCCACGTGAAGGCGGGCGGCAAGGTCAACGAGTTCCCGGGCACCTACGACAAGGTCACGAACGAGGAACTGCTCGAGTTGCCCTGCGCGGTGCTGATTCCTGCGGCGCTCGACGAGCAGTTGCATCAGGGCAACGCCGAACACATTCAGGCCGAAGTCGTGATCGAAGCGGCCAACTATCCGACGACGCCGAACGCCGACAAGATCCTCGCCGACCGCGGCATCACGCTCGTTCCCGACATCCTCGCCAACGCCGGCGGCGTCACCGGCTCGTACTTCGAGTGGACCGCCAACATCCAGCAGATGCCCTGGAGCGAGAACCGTTTCAACGAGACCCTTCACGACTACATGACCCGCGCCTACGACGCCGCGTCGGCGTTCGCGCGTGAGAGGGACTGCACGCTGCGGCAGGCGGCGTTCGCCATCGGCATCCAACGCGTCGCCGAAGCCGAGCGCATGCGCGGCTACATCTAAGCGCGCCGCGCTTCGATGAGAAAGCGCGTCGATGTGGCGTGGAACGGGAACGTCATCGCCGCGAGACGGTCGCGATATTTCGCCACCGTGAAGTCCGGGACGATCCACACCACGAGGCGCAGGAAGTAGATCACCGCGCCGACGTCGTAGAAGACCATCGGTAGTTCCTCGTAGCGCAGGTCGAGAACCTCGAGTCCGACGCCCTCGGCCTCCCGTCGCGCCCGCTCGGGAGTGCGAGCGTCGGAGGCGGGCCACGGTCCGACGAACCACTCACCGACTGCGGCCGCGCTGCGCGCCCCGACGTGTTGTGCAACGTAGGTGCCGCCGGGCGTGAGGACGCGGGCGATCTCGTCCCAGTGCGCGGCGACGGGGTGGCGCGAGATCACAAGATCGAACGACGCGTCGCGCAAGGGAAGCGCCGCGCCCGTCGCGCAAACCATGCCGGGCCGCGGTTGGTAATCCTCGACGCCGACGACCAGCGGCGGCAGATGCGGAATCGAGTCCAGCAGTCGGCCGTCGCCGCACTCGATGTCGAGCAGCGCGTGCGCGTGCGCGGCGCGTTCGGCGACGCGCTCACGGAAATGCCACGACGGCCGCGCCTCGGTCGCCCGCCCGTCGAGCCACGAGAAGTCCCATCCGACGGTCGGCGCCGCGGCGGCTTCGTCGATCAGGTCGTCGACCTCACTCATATGCGTTGTCAGGCAACCACACGCTCCGACGAGTGGCGACGGAATTGGCGGCGTTTGGATCGTGATCGCGGTCAGATCACCGTCCGAACTCCGCCAAACCTCGGGCGAATGCTTGTTCGAACAGTTGTTCGGAATTACACTCGTGTTTGTTGTTACACCCCTTCCGTAGGGTGGCGCCTGTCAGACACAAGACGAGAGAGAGGGGCTCCGGTGGAGCGCGAAAAGGCACTCGAGACGACGCTGGGTCAGATCGAGAAGCAGTTCGGGAAGGGCGCAGTCATGCGCATGGGTGAGAAGCCGTCGATGTCGGTGGAGACCATCCCGACTGGTGCATTGGCCCTCGACTTGGCGTTGGGTGTGGGCGGTCTGCCCCGCGGGCGCGTAATCGAGATCTTCGGCCCTGAGTCATCCGGTAAGTCGACCCTGGCGATGCACGTCGTGGCCGAGGCGCAGCGCAACGGCGGCACGTGCGCCTACGTCGACGCCGAGCACGCCATGGACCCGGTGTATGCCGCGGCCATCGGCGTCAACACCGACGAGCTGCTCATCAGTCAGCCCGACACCGGTGAGCAGGCGCTCGAGATCGCCGACATGCTGATCCGCTCGGGTGCGCTCGACGTGTTGGTCATCGACTCCGTCGCGGCCCTCACGCCCCGCGCCGAAATCGAAGGCGAGATGGGCGACACCCACGTCGGCCTCCAGGCCCGCCTCATGAGCCAGGCGCTGCGCAAGCTCACGGCCAACCTCAACCGCAGCAACACGATCTGCATCTTCATCAACCAGCTGCGCGAGAAGATCGGCGTGATGTTCGGTTCGCCGGAAACGACGCCCGGCGGCCGTGCGCTCAAGTTCTATTCGTCGGTGCGCCTCGACATCCGTCGCATCGAGGCGATCAAGGACGGCACCGAGGTCGTGGGTAACCGCACCCGCGTCAAGGTGGTCAAGAACAAGGTGGCGCCGCCGTTCCGGCAGGCCGAGTTCGACATCGTCTACGGCAAGGGCATCAGCCGCGAGGGTTCGGTCATCGACATCGGTGTCGATCTCGGCATCGTAAAGAAGGCAGGCGCTTGGTACACCTACGAGGGCGAGCAGCTCGGCCAGGGTAGGGAGAACGCCAAGACGTTCCTGCTCGAGAACCCCGAGCTGATGGTCACGCTGTACGACCGCATCTGCAAGGCGTCGGGCATCGGGCAAGACGACGTTCCGCTCGGTGAGGGCGAGGGCGACGACGAACCGATCGAGCTCGCCGAACTCGACTGAGTTGAAGACGGGGCTCGGTCGTTACCCTTAGGCGGGTAATGACCGAGCCCCGTTCGTATTTCGTGCGCACCTTCGGGTGCCAGATGAACGAGCACGACTCGGAACGCATCGCGGGCCTGCTCGAGGCCGACGGGCTGGTGGCGGCGACCTCCGCCGACGA
This DNA window, taken from Acidimicrobiales bacterium, encodes the following:
- a CDS encoding Glu/Leu/Phe/Val dehydrogenase dimerization domain-containing protein; this encodes MAREGLTAFQAVNKNFDEAAAIIDLDDEMRSILTTTYREISVQIPLRLDNGDLVVAQGYRVQHNGARGPYKGGIRYHPNADLEEVRALASLMTWKTALLDIPFGGAKGGVTIDPSGMSPGELQRLTRRYANGISHVIGVYRDIPAPDMNTNAQTMAWFMDAFSASHGYSPACVTGKPLGLGGQPGREGATGLGVAYVLEAYAREHSLDLNDLPVVVQGFGNVGSFAALAASTRGCRIVGASDMWGGIFCAEGLNVPGLFAHVKAGGKVNEFPGTYDKVTNEELLELPCAVLIPAALDEQLHQGNAEHIQAEVVIEAANYPTTPNADKILADRGITLVPDILANAGGVTGSYFEWTANIQQMPWSENRFNETLHDYMTRAYDAASAFARERDCTLRQAAFAIGIQRVAEAERMRGYI
- a CDS encoding class I SAM-dependent methyltransferase, with amino-acid sequence MSEVDDLIDEAAAAPTVGWDFSWLDGRATEARPSWHFRERVAERAAHAHALLDIECGDGRLLDSIPHLPPLVVGVEDYQPRPGMVCATGAALPLRDASFDLVISRHPVAAHWDEIARVLTPGGTYVAQHVGARSAAAVGEWFVGPWPASDARTPERARREAEGVGLEVLDLRYEELPMVFYDVGAVIYFLRLVVWIVPDFTVAKYRDRLAAMTFPFHATSTRFLIEARRA
- the recA gene encoding recombinase RecA; protein product: MEREKALETTLGQIEKQFGKGAVMRMGEKPSMSVETIPTGALALDLALGVGGLPRGRVIEIFGPESSGKSTLAMHVVAEAQRNGGTCAYVDAEHAMDPVYAAAIGVNTDELLISQPDTGEQALEIADMLIRSGALDVLVIDSVAALTPRAEIEGEMGDTHVGLQARLMSQALRKLTANLNRSNTICIFINQLREKIGVMFGSPETTPGGRALKFYSSVRLDIRRIEAIKDGTEVVGNRTRVKVVKNKVAPPFRQAEFDIVYGKGISREGSVIDIGVDLGIVKKAGAWYTYEGEQLGQGRENAKTFLLENPELMVTLYDRICKASGIGQDDVPLGEGEGDDEPIELAELD